A section of the Candidatus Omnitrophota bacterium genome encodes:
- a CDS encoding nucleotidyltransferase family protein, which produces MKMSEQIHKEQVAKDLLYESIKDGRKRSLKVIGSCMHPVIQPGDEVFFGKREKFRFGDLVVYRQSQGFIVHRFIRKAKVNNKLVFILKADNPSELEEFIGQDEIIGVVTKLRRNGRILIIDTFAGRLTSLFYFCLANLNLAQSRLKQRHELLAIKALPARLKSIISTKVFNLKDVFAFGIVETEQDSFLKERKTLKLVAKDSLCKDEETQLIDLLKNGLDWQYVLERIKWNFIIPFYIQKLKSFGWEEDLYRRNHCLDLENIHRLQLIQDTKTRLILDGVLGEFNKHGIKVLVLKGAHLGIEVYEDSSQRWMGDIDLILRIEDWSKACKILNDLGFVLDWFCKDYNIWSIRYLDNHIDFRKQGIKLELKTGIWAIDFPYFNYSLWQDARLKRIGKADIYFPSYEDTLLIACVNLVRHNFSGLIWFLDTKKIVDKFKDSLDWDVFLDKVSRYDLGTAVYYGLYLTDKLFSLTLPPDLLAKFKPPRLVDKLFNFFWDRKAILLEKEGLVFKNKVPFECAFVLFCGKFSFRPEKFVRYVVYLLKLIFPPQDFIRDKYKIKVNLVSLSRCYLVRLFSFLSTLFSLLFDLFADKDRRA; this is translated from the coding sequence ATGAAAATGTCAGAACAAATCCACAAAGAACAAGTCGCTAAAGACCTCCTTTATGAATCTATAAAAGATGGCAGGAAGCGATCTCTAAAGGTAATAGGTAGTTGTATGCATCCAGTGATACAGCCAGGGGATGAAGTATTTTTTGGAAAAAGAGAGAAGTTTAGATTCGGTGATTTAGTGGTTTACAGGCAAAGTCAGGGCTTTATTGTCCATAGGTTTATTAGAAAGGCAAAGGTTAATAACAAACTAGTTTTTATATTAAAGGCAGATAATCCCTCTGAACTTGAGGAATTCATCGGGCAGGATGAGATTATCGGCGTAGTTACTAAACTGAGACGTAACGGCAGGATTTTAATTATTGATACATTTGCAGGCAGACTTACGAGTTTATTTTATTTCTGTCTGGCTAATTTAAATCTTGCTCAAAGTAGGCTAAAACAAAGGCATGAGCTCTTAGCTATTAAGGCACTGCCTGCTAGATTAAAGAGTATAATTTCTACTAAAGTCTTCAACCTAAAAGACGTTTTTGCCTTTGGGATAGTAGAGACTGAGCAAGATTCATTTTTGAAAGAAAGGAAGACATTAAAACTAGTCGCTAAAGATTCGCTTTGTAAGGATGAGGAAACGCAATTAATAGATTTATTGAAAAATGGCCTTGATTGGCAATACGTCCTAGAGAGAATTAAATGGAATTTTATCATACCTTTTTATATTCAAAAGCTAAAGAGTTTCGGCTGGGAGGAAGATTTATATAGAAGGAATCACTGTTTAGATTTAGAGAATATCCATAGACTTCAGCTTATACAGGATACAAAAACTAGGCTTATTCTAGACGGGGTATTAGGGGAATTTAATAAACATGGTATTAAGGTGCTCGTACTTAAAGGAGCTCATTTAGGAATAGAGGTTTATGAGGACAGTTCCCAGCGCTGGATGGGAGATATTGATTTAATCTTGAGAATAGAAGATTGGTCTAAGGCATGCAAGATCTTAAATGATTTGGGTTTTGTGCTTGATTGGTTTTGTAAAGACTATAATATTTGGAGCATAAGATATCTAGATAATCATATTGACTTTCGCAAGCAAGGTATAAAATTAGAATTAAAAACAGGCATTTGGGCCATAGATTTTCCTTATTTCAATTATAGTCTTTGGCAAGATGCCAGATTAAAGAGGATAGGAAAAGCAGATATATATTTTCCTTCCTATGAGGATACTCTTCTGATAGCCTGCGTTAATCTCGTTCGCCATAATTTCTCAGGATTAATCTGGTTCCTGGACACAAAAAAGATCGTTGATAAATTTAAAGACTCATTAGATTGGGATGTATTTTTAGATAAAGTCTCTAGATACGATTTAGGAACCGCAGTTTATTACGGACTTTATTTAACTGATAAGTTATTTTCTTTAACATTACCCCCTGATTTGTTAGCTAAATTTAAGCCGCCTAGATTGGTGGATAAATTATTCAATTTCTTCTGGGATAGGAAAGCGATATTACTTGAAAAGGAAGGCCTTGTATTTAAGAACAAGGTGCCTTTTGAGTGCGCTTTTGTTTTATTCTGCGGCAAGTTTAGTTTTAGGCCTGAAAAATTTGTAAGATATGTAGTATATTTATTAAAGCTGATTTTTCCTCCCCAAGACTTTATCAGAGATAAATACAAGATTAAAGTCAATCTAGTTAGCCTATCAAGATGTTATTTAGTTAGATTGTTTAGTTTTTTATCTACGTTGTTTAGTTTGCTCTTTGACTTATTTGCGGATAAAGACAGGCGAGCCTAA